The DNA sequence gatacactgctccatttactgtgacagtgtacccaagagacactgctccatttactgtgggagtgcacccgagagacactgctccatttactgtgacagtgtacctgagagactctgctccatttactgtgggagtgtacccgagagacactgctccatttactgtgacagtgtacccgagagacactgctccatttaatgtgagagtgtacccgagacacactgctccatttactgtgggagtgtacccgagacacactgctccatttactgtgagagtgaacccgagatacactgctccatttactgtgagagtgcacccgagacacactgctccatttactgtgacagtgtacccgagatacactgctccatttactgtgacagtgtacctgagagactctgctccatttactgtgggagtgtacccgagagacactgctccatttactgtgagtgtacccgagagacactgctccatttactgtgggagtgtacccgagagacactgctccatttcctgtgggagtgtacccgagacacactgctccatttactgtgggagtgtacccgagacacactgctccatttactgtgagagtgtacccgagagacactgctccatttactgtgacagtgtacccgagagacactgctccatttaatgtgagagtgtacccgagacacactgctccatttactgtgacagtgtacccgagacacactgctccatttactgtgggagtgcacccgagacacactgctccatttactgtgagagtgtacccgagagacactgctccgtttgctgtgggagtgcacccgagacacactgctccatttactgtgacagtgtacccgagacacactgctccatttactgtggaaatgtacccgagacacactgctccatttactgtgagagtgtacccgagagacactgctccatttactgtgacagtgtacccgagacacactgctccatttactgtgacagtgtacccgagacatactgctccatttactgtgacagtgtacccgagagacactgctccatttaatgtgagagtgtacccgagagacactgctcaatttactgtgacagtgtacccgagacacactgctccatttactgtgggagtgtacccgagagacactgctccatttactgtgggagtgtacccgagacacactgctccatttactgtgagagtgtacccgagacacactgctccatttactgtgacagtgtacccgagacacactgctccatttactgtgggagtgtacccgagagacactgctccatttactgtgacagtgtacccgagagacactgctccatttactgtgggagtgtacccgagagacactgctccatttactgtgggagtgtacccgagagacactgctccatttactgtgacagtgtacccgagatacactgctccatttactgtgacagtgtacccaagagacactgctccatttaatgtgagagtgtacccgagagacactgctccatttactgtgacagtgtacccgagagacactgctccatttactgtgacagtgtacccgagatacactgctccatttactgtggcaaTATACACGAGACCCACTGCTGCACCTCCTGTTACAgtatacccgagacacactgctccatttactgtcacAGCATACCCGACACACGCTTCTCCATTTAATCTGACAGTATACCCGAAACACACAGCTCCATTTACTGTGGCAGTATACCCAAGACAAATAGTGGACACTATCCAAGGgcccaaacagtcctttcaggtgaagcagcgatttacttgtacttctttcaatttagtacagtgcacagtggcgcagtggttagcggcgcagcctcacagctccagcgacccgggttcaattccgggtactgcctgtgtggagtttgcaagttctccctgtgtctgcgtgggtttcctccgggtgctccggtttcctcccacatgccaaagacttgctggttgataggttaattggccattataaacttcccctagtataggtaggtggtagggaaatatagggacaggtggggatgtggtaggaatatggaattagtgtaggattagtataaatgggtggttgttggtaggcacagactcggtgggccgaagggcctgtttcagtgctgtatctctaaactaagtatgctgtattcactgctcataatgtggtctcctctacattggggagacaaagcaCAAGATGGGTGTCCGCTTTGCAGAAcatttccgctcagtccgaaagcatgaccccgagcttccggttgcttgccatttcaacacttcccccctgctctcatgctcacatctctgtcctgggattgctgcggtgttccagcgaacatcaaggcaagctcgaggaacagcatctcatttgccgattaggcacactacaacctaccggactgaacattgagttcaataatttcagagcatgacgggccctttttatttttatgtttagtttttttttatttgtttattttatttagtttgtttctactgtgcctacccactgcttttttccgTGTTTGTGCTTGGGGAAGGCTGTTcacttttctgtcaattaacaccatctctgcactaacgctttgtctttcagcacaccatttgcctttgctccatgaccttctggtcagttattctctgtgaccttgtcctatcaacaccttttctttggttatctcttgccccacccccgctttacttgcttaaaaccgacaACACttcaaatatttgccagttctgatctggggtcactgacctgaaacattacctctgcttctctctccacagatgctgccaaatctgctgagtatttccagcatttcttgttcttatttcagatttccagcatctacagtattttgcttttacttcagagATATCAGCAATGGTGGACACTACCTTTGCTAAAAAGGTAGGTCTTAAGCAGCATCTTTGAAGAAGGGAGAAGGTAGAGGAGTAGACATGTTTTTTGAGGGAACTCCTGAGTTTAGGGCCTAGATAGCTGCAGGGACAACCTCCAATAGTGAGCGCAGGACATGGGACGCTGCACAAAAGAAGGACTTCCTGAAGCAGTGGAGCTAAGGTGGTACAGAAATGGAAGGAACATCAATAATAAATGCAATAATCTGGAGCTCCATactcatccatgccttcattacctctcgacttgattattccaatgcagtcctggacAGCCTCCTATCTTCCATGCTCCctgaacttgagatcatccaaaattctgctgtccaagtcctaacttgcaccaggtcCCAACTTGCACCAGGTCCCGTTCATCCGTCAGTCCAGTGCTCATGGATCTACACTGGCTCCAGGTTAGCAGTGCttcaatttgaaaattctcatccttgttttcaaatccctccatggcctcacccctccccatctctgtagccttctccagtcctacaaccctccaagatttctgcatACCAGTAATTGTGGCCTCTTGTGCAATCCTtattttatttgctccaccattggtggccatgtcttcagctgtctaggcccgaagctctggaattccctccctatacttctccaactctctaccactttcctcctttcagacactaatTAAAACCTAACCCTTTCATCAAACTTTCGGTCATCTcatgcggctcagtgtcaaattttgttcgataaccctcctgtgaagagccttggggcattttattacgttaaaggggttatataaatgcaagtttttgttgaatGTTTGACAACATAGGGGATAAAGATGGGTGGCTACATTTGAAACTATACAAGATATGCCACAAGGTGGGTAATACCTGTTATGCGAAAGTAATGAAGGGAAGGGAAGCAATGAAGCTGTTATGGACAAAGAGATGCTATGGATGAAGGCAGGGGATATTAAGGGGAAGAAACCAGTTGTTGGGATCTGTTACATGCTGAGCCAGCGAGGATATTGTTTGATTGATTGGGGACATGTGTTGGGCAAGAATAAATATGATTGTGAGGGATTGTAATCTTCCAGGAATCAGATGGGAGGAAGAGATTTACTTTCTTGAACATGGTTGTGGGCTGCTTTTTGACTAGCTAGTTAGGAGCACACAAGTTCAGTTTTGGATAAACTCTGGTTTGTTACACAAAACCCAACTTGGAAACAAACAGTGACCTGAGTTTGGCATCAGACTCACTGTGGAGGAGAGTACAACAATGACATCTACCTTTAGGAAGGAGGACTCTGGGCGAATTGAGAACGAGCCAATGGAGCTGATTGTTAAGAGGGACAAAGCTAGGAAGAGAAGTTGTTTACTTTCACATAAAGGGATCACAAACTCAATATATACCAGTGGTGAAGAACACAGCAGAAATAAGAAGAAACCTATTTGGACAACAAGGGAAACCCGAGGGCATTTCTCAACCATCGATCTTCAGATTCAGTCATAGAGGCACCATTATAGCAACTGCTGGTAGAGTTAGGCAATGAGAGCAGGACTGCAGGGAATGTGAAAGGCTATAAATGACTTCAAAGACAgacagacttggatttatatagcatatttcgcaacctcaggacatcccaaagccctttacagccaattaaataacgCTGAAATATAGCTCCTGAtatgatgtaggaaatgtggcagctaatttgtttatttatttaattattgtttgtgggatctagctatgatcagataatttgtttttagtgatgatggttgggagataaatattggcctggacactggggagaacttgccTGATCTTTTTCACGCGCAGTCCTGGCTagttccctcccacccccccaccacacagCCACGCGGGCCCGGCTAGTTCCCACCTCCACAACGCACCACTGAAGCAGTATTTACGAGGGGGCACTAAACCCCATTGCTCTCCATACCTGTCCATCTCGCTGAAGCTGCTGGAGGGTCTCGAGATCTTGCCGCTCGAGGCAGTGGTGGGAAAGGCCTCCTGGACCAGGGTGCTGTGCCCGGCGCTGTCAATCACCATGGCTGTCACCTCCTCTGCACTGCTGCCGTCCTCCCCGGACGGCTGGTTTTCTGACATGATCCACTCGTCTGGAGTCTCCGTCTTGATCCGCATGCCGCTGATCTGCCGGATGGCCTCTGGGCTGCGGTCGCCACTGACTGCAGTCTCCACATACCATTGGCCCACCCGGTCAATTCTCACCAGCCTCTCATCACCGCCACTGCCCAGCTCGTCAGGCAGCGGGCTGCCACGGCCATACCCCGAGGAAGCCCGGCTATGCCGGGGGTTGGAAGGGGCGATGCTGCCGCTGCGGGACGGGGCTGGGCGCTTTGGGCCATCCTGGCAGAGCCCTGCCTCCACTTCTGAGACATCGATGCGGAAATGAATGCCGTCGAGGATCTGTGTGCACTTGTCGATGATGTACTGCATCTGGAGGAAGCTGGCCGCTGTCAGGTAGCTGATGATATCGGCCACCTGCAGGCACAGCTTGCCCGTGTAGCAGAAGGCCAGCAGGCGCTCAAACACTGCGGGGCTCTTGATGACAGAAATGGAGACAGCGCTCATCTCACCCAGGGACATGTGGTCACGGAAGTAGGGAGAACTGGCGGCCAGCACTGCCTTGTGGGCACGGAATGACTTCCCCTGGACGTCAACCACGATGTCGCAGAGCCGCCCTTGCATCCGCAACTGGTTGAGCTGGGCCAGCACGGAGCTGCTGAAATCCGGTACCTCCAGCTGGATGCTACCCTCCTTCTCCATGGCTCCTGGTACAGCTCACACAACCCTACAGGGTAGAACAAGCAGTGTTACCAAAGAAGAACTACATTTACTTGGAGTCACTCATACAGCATGGGCAAATGCTGCTCTGCATTGACTGAAAGATATTAAGAGATAATCAGTCAACCAAGTCTCACTGCACTGTGGTTAATAGGATTTTTCAAGCTTTTGTGCACCAAGTCTCAGAGTTCCTGAATGTAGAGGGAGGCTCGCCGAAGGACCTATGGGTGGGAATCACCAAATGACCAGGGGGCAGAGGGCACGAATCTTCGAGGCGCCCATCCCTCTCCCCTTACAATCAGGGTGAATTTGGGTGGGTGACTTTATTTGGAGAAGCTTAAGGAGGGAGGGCATGGGAAGTAGAGATGAGGAATGAAATTGTAATTTTCCTTGGTCACCTTGCCGCCCTGAGCAACCTCGAAGACATCCTTCCTTTCCTCATTCTACCCACCACTCTCCCTTGGACTCTCCCAGGGAATCAATCACCACTCCTCTAGACATTGCCCTTCCCTTCACAAACAAGGCCCTTGTCATCCACaaccttattgtggatgattgcactgGCACAATGGTCTTGGTGACACCTTGTCCTACCAAAGACCACCTACCTGGCTATAATTTTCACCACCCGCCCTTCCCGAACAGCTTAAGTGGCATGTGAGGCACTGATCCCAGCCGCACCTTGGCCACTCCCTCTAATCGCGTGCCACCTTTGAGCACCTCACCTTGTTTCACCCCCCCCTTGCTTCTCCTTTAAATACCCCTTTGTTTACCATCCACCCTCCTCCAAGTCCAACTGCAGAATTATCCATCCTTCTTTCTTTTCTCAATCCTGGCAATGAGCCACTCCACATCTTCAGCGATTTTGATCTTTATCTTCACTCCCATTGCCCTCCTTCATCCCCAAGTCCCTCTTCCAAACTAAAGTTTCCAACCTATAGTCTCGGCCACCCACTGGATCTTATCACCTCACTTCCTCTCTAGTCCAATGGTCTCTACCTCTGACCCCCTCCCTTATATCTCTGATTACTCTCATCCCCCTTCCAACACCACTTTCTTCTGAGTCTGCCCCAGTAAAACTCACCCAATGCCAGTTGCCACTACACCTTCAAACTCTTAACCCCCTCCACTTCCACTCTATTTCATTATCATGTTATAATCACCTTTGCTACAACAACTAAAAAAAGATTGCTGCTGCCAAATTCAGACAGAAGTCTAAGCACAATGGTCCAGTGAGTGAGCACATTCCCCAGGGCAGTGCAGATCAATATAGACAGCTTTAGTGCATGGGGTCCAAGGAACTCCGCTGGTTTGGTAGTTGGAGTGCTACAATCGGTCTCTATGCTACTACTGTATCACACAATGAGGGAGCAATACGCATGACAGTTTGAGGGCAGATCACCAAATCAGGTAAGGAACCTTGATTGTTTCCCGCTGCCCCATGGTCAGCATACCCACCTATCCCACCCTCTCGCACAATGCCAAACTCACCAGTTACCATGCAATTGCTCCACAATACAGCGACCCTGCATCGCAGAACATGCAACAACGCTCCAGCACAAGGCTTCCATTCAATACAGCCATTATGTTGACTCAATCTACAAAAAAAAAGACATTAACTCGTAAAATCAACATGTAAGAGAATTCAAATGATTTACTGAAACAGAAACCAGAGACTTGACCCAATGAAAGTCCTACGGACCCCCGGATTAAGATTCGAATTATGTTTCTGTAAATCCCTGCCCTCTTTACAGGGTTAAATTTTTGCAATATGAAAACAGCAGGTTCTGAACTTATCTGGTTGTTTCATGGAAATCGAGTGCCAAAAGCCCTCTCTACAGTGGCAAAGAAAGAAATTCTATGAACATACCCTGCTACGGCCTGCTGCCCTACCCCACGTGCTTCTCAATGAACTCTCAGATTTTACATTGAAGTATTATTCATTGTCACCACAGAACGTGAAGCACCTAACTTGCCCCAGTCCCTTTCCTTGCTCATAAGAAAGGTCTGTCTCTATTTGAGCAATCTCTACACACTGCGTGAACTCTCATCCACATCTATTAATCCTTGTTTTCTCTGGAAAAACCTGGAACCATTTATATTGGTTGTCCATTGGGAGTATCCAGAACTGCACTATACAGATATCCAGTACTACACCATGTCGCTATACTGTGCCAGTATCAAGAACTACGCTATGTCATCCACAAGTATACAACGCTGATAGCATGTTCCTGCGCAGGTTATCTCCCACAGCATGCCGCTATCCTGTGCCAGAATTTTGTTTTATATGTtcaagggatgtgagcatcgctggctaggccagcctttattgcccatccgtaattgccgttgagaaggtgatggtgagccactttcttgatctGCTTcaatccacgtggggtaggtatactcacagtgctgttaggaagggagttccagcatactgaaggaacgatgatatagttccaagtcaggatggtgtgcggcttgggggggaacttgcaggtgcagaACTACAGCTGCCGatcagtagaatcagtttgggtggagctaagaaacagcaaggggaagcAAACATTGAACGGgactgtttataggccaccaatctgtagtggtaatgttgggcacgatataaatcaggaaatgagagctgcatgtagcatgggcaatacaataataatgggcaacttcaattggCATATAGATTGGGTAGAACAAATGAGCACTATTGCTATGGAGGATAAATTCCTGGAGTGtacacgagatgggtttctggagcagtatgttgaagatcgggctatttagatttagtattatgttaaTGAGAAAGGGCTgattaatatgatagaattttacatgaagCTTGAAagcttcattctgaaactagggtcttaaatctgaacaaaggaaactgaaAATAtgagggcaagttggctatggtggattgggaaaatacattaaaggatttgatggtatacaggcaatggctagtatttaaatggTGTACAAATATACATtcgtctaagacacaaaaacccaacaggaaaggtaaaTCAACTAagcgaacaaaagaagttaaagattgcataaagtcaccagaaaaagtggtaagcctgaggattgggagcaatttagaatccaaaggaagaccaagaaaccgataaagaaaggaaaagagactatgaatgcaagctagctagaaatataaaggccaACTAGAAAAGCTTCTTtagtatatgaaaaggaaaagattagcaaggacaaatgcggATCCACTGCAGGCTGAGACAGGAGAGTTCATGGGGGAGAATGagtaaatggcagagagactaatcaatgactttgtgtctgtcttcacggaggaaaataccaaaaatctcccagaaatacgagggaaccaagggacttgtaaaaatgaaaaagaaattagtatcaataaagcggTAGTACTCAAAGGTTAACTGGACTGTAGGCTGATAAATTCTCTGGATCAGATGAGCTACaaacagagtgttgaaggaggtggctagagagatagtggatgctttggcgGTTATCTTTCAATATTCGAAagatctggaatggttcctgcagtctgaaaagtagcaaatgtaacgccACTATCTAGGAAGGGAGCAAGGGAGAAAAGAgagaaccacagacctgttagtttaacatcagcaaTCGGGAAAATGTCGCAATCGATTATAAGCTATGCAATAACTGGACTCCTGGAAAATGAtatgattgggtagagtcaacatagatttatgaaaaggaaatcacgtttgacaaaaactgttggagttttttttgagaagGTTACTTGTAGCGTAGATAGAggaaaccaatggatgtggtgtatgattttcagaagacttctgataaggtcccacacaggaggttaggggGGAGCGGGCAGAGAGATCGCATGCCCGGGGGGGATCGGGCAGAGAGTGCACGCACCGGGGGGAGCGGGCAGAGAGAAAGCACGCCTGGGGGTATCGGGCAGAGAGCACGCTCTTGGGGGTTAGTGGGAGACAGCGCACGCACCGGGGGAGCAGGCAAAGAAAACGCGCACACGGGGGGATTGGGCAGACAGCATGCACCCCGGGGGGAGCGAGCAGAGAGTGCACGCGCCCGGGGGGAGCGGGCGGAGAAAACGCGCGCTCGGGGGGAGCGGGCAGAGAAAACGCGCGCCCGGGGGAGCGGGCAGAGAAAACGCGCGCCCGGGGGAGCGGGCAGAGGAAAACGCGCGCCCGGGGGGAGCGGGCAGAGAAAACGCGCGCCCGGGGGAGCGGGCAGAGAAAACGCGCGCCCGGGGGGAGCGGGCAGAGAAAACGCGCGCCCGGGGGGAGCGGGCAGAGAAAACGCGCGCCCGGGGGGAGCGGGGCAGAGAAAACGCGCGCCCGAGGGGAGCGGGCAGAGAAAACGCGCGCCGGGGGAGCGGGCAGAGAAAACGCTGCGCCCGGGGGTGAGCGGGCAGAGAAAAACGCGCGCCCGGGGGGAGCGGGCAGAGAAAACGCGCGCCCGGGGGGAGCGGGCAGAGAAAACGCGCGCCCGGGGGAGCGGGCAGAGAAAACGCGCGCCCGGGGGGAGCGGGCAGAGAAAACGCGCGCCCGGGGGAGCGGGCAGAGAAACGCGCGCCCGGGGGGAGCGGGCAGAGAAAACGCCTGCGCCCGGGGGAGCGGGGCAGAGAAAACGCACGCCCGGGGGGAGCGGGCAGAGAAAACGCTGCGCCCGGGGGGAGCGGGCAGAGAAAACGCGCGCCAGGGGGAGCGGGCAGAGAAAACGCGCGCCCGGGGGGAGCGGGCAGACAGCACGCGCCCCGGGGGG is a window from the Heterodontus francisci isolate sHetFra1 chromosome 8, sHetFra1.hap1, whole genome shotgun sequence genome containing:
- the LOC137373090 gene encoding zinc finger and BTB domain-containing protein 37-like, giving the protein MEKEGSIQLEVPDFSSSVLAQLNQLRMQGRLCDIVVDVQGKSFRAHKAVLAASSPYFRDHMSLGEMSAVSISVIKSPAVFERLLAFCYTGKLCLQVADIISYLTAASFLQMQYIIDKCTQILDGIHFRIDVSEVEAGLCQDGPKRPAPSRSGSIAPSNPRHSRASSGYGRGSPLPDELGSGGDERLVRIDRVGQWYVETAVSGDRSPEAIRQISGMRIKTETPDEWIMSENQPSGEDGSSAEEVTAMVIDSAGHSTLVQEAFPTTASSGKISRPSSSFSEMDRFSPSGSVVCTVPERHRARSVSPGKNEERKQPNSQTDEAPLFGVSGYEEYLRDQEVAERWYRYNPRLTCLYCGKSFNQKGSLDRHMRLHMGITPFVCRICGKKYTRKDQLEYHIRKHTGNKPFHCHVCGKSFPFQAILNQHFKKNHPGCTLLEGLHSISPETTSKGQNGEESPPQDEAKAIGESIHASVSTTGPD